The DNA window AAAATTATACCTGCTAAAATTAACCCTTGACCTCCAGAACCACTTAACCTAATTTCAGTTTGACTATTCATGCTATACCTCCTGCCTAAACATTTCTATAATCTTTTGATATTCTTCAGTATATTCTGCTTCTTCATTTTTATATAACTCACCAATCACTATCTTATCTTTTAAATCATCTTTTGGAAGTTTATTTAATGCCTTTACATTTATTGAATTATCTTTTAAATATTTCATCATATCAGGTGATTCACCTTTTTTATTTTTTCTTCCATAGTATGTAGGGCATATACTTATAGATTCAACAAATGAAAAGCCTTTGTTTTTTACCCCTTTTACAACTAAATCTTTAATCATTTTTGCATGATAAGCAGTGGCTCTTGCAGTATAAGTTGCACCTGATGCTTTAGCTAGTTCACATAAATCAAAGTTTTTATCAATATTACCATAAGGAGCTGTAGTACCTTTTTCTCTTGTAGGAGTAGTAGGAGAATACTGACCTCCAGTCATTCCATAAATATTAT is part of the Senegalia massiliensis genome and encodes:
- a CDS encoding 2-oxoacid:ferredoxin oxidoreductase subunit beta — its product is MPSKLLQKYFRMDKLPHIWCPGCGHGIIMKSVVEAIDELGLEKDKVCIVSGIGCSSRAPGYMDFNTLHTTHGRALAFATGIKMANPELHVIVVTGDGDSAAIGGNHLIHAARRNIDITTVVFNNNIYGMTGGQYSPTTPTREKGTTAPYGNIDKNFDLCELAKASGATYTARATAYHAKMIKDLVVKGVKNKGFSFVESISICPTYYGRKNKKGESPDMMKYLKDNSINVKALNKLPKDDLKDKIVIGELYKNEEAEYTEEYQKIIEMFRQEV